Below is a genomic region from Methanomassiliicoccus sp..
CCACTCCACTCTCGTGGACGAGGTCATGAGCGATCCCCCTCCAACGGTGTCTGGGAACACCAGCGCCGACACTGTGCGGGACATGCTGCTGGAGTTCCCAGCGGTCGTGGTGATGGACCGCGACCGGACCGTGGGGATTCTGACCAAGACGGACCTGATAAAAAGGACCTAGGTGCGCCCGGCCCGGAAGGGCTCAGATGCCTAGCACCCTTAGCCAGGAAGCGATCGGGCTGTCCCTTTTATGTGATGTTCCAGCTCATAAAAAATGCCTTGCGCACAAGGGCGGCATAGGATTAAATCACTGATAGATTTTATCCAGTGGCGTGCAGGGCCGAGCAGATATTCATGTCCATACGAAATATTCAGGGGTCCATAAGATGGGCCCACTGCGTTTTCCCGAGTCCGTGTCCGATCCCGCGGCAGTTGTGAGAAAGGCCTTGGCGGAGAAGATCAACGTCCTATGCATAACCGACCATAACAGCACCGCAGGTGCCATGAAGGCCCTCGAGGCGGCGAAGAGCATACCGGGCATCGAGGTCATCATGGGCGAGGAGGTCACCACCGCCGACGGGGAGGTTCTTGCCCTGTTCATCAATGAGGAGATCCCCGCTGGCCTCTCCATCGAGGATACCATGGACCGGATCCGGTCGCAAGACGGTCTCGCTGTAGCTCCGCATCCTTTCAGCCTGCACTGCCCCTGCCTGGGCGAGAGGATAAACGATATCGGACTGGACGGCATTGAGGTCCTCAACGGCGGTCATATCGACGACTACGCCAATGCTAGAGCTCAGAAGGAAGCCCTATCTGGCAAGTTCGCCCGCACCGGAGGCTCCGATTCTCACTACCTGCCCACAGTGGGAATGGCCTACACCACCTTCGAGGGAGGTACGGCCGAGGAACTGAGGCAGGCCATCCTGGGGAAGCGCACCGATGCCGGAGGGAGGGTCATTCCCATGGACAAGGCCATTGCATGGAGCATGAGCGTCATCGCGACCTCGGACAAATACATTCTCCGTTCCTTCCTAGGCCTGGATAAGGAACC
It encodes:
- a CDS encoding PHP domain-containing protein, translated to MGPLRFPESVSDPAAVVRKALAEKINVLCITDHNSTAGAMKALEAAKSIPGIEVIMGEEVTTADGEVLALFINEEIPAGLSIEDTMDRIRSQDGLAVAPHPFSLHCPCLGERINDIGLDGIEVLNGGHIDDYANARAQKEALSGKFARTGGSDSHYLPTVGMAYTTFEGGTAEELRQAILGKRTDAGGRVIPMDKAIAWSMSVIATSDKYILRSFLGLDKEPTDDPIIARVQTLKLGQKLGALTGSFVYLLPPIPFLMGIISQKLFRVQAEKQENGKSSVLGRLGHFY